The following proteins are co-located in the Roseiconus lacunae genome:
- a CDS encoding YML083C domain-containing protein, whose product MTICRLTTQLAATFIAVSAFGCLGNEAQAGCLDWLFGRSPVYTANYPYAPVSAPMGIVPGGSQAVTMPGYSQSFQPSVPAASSGVIAAQRPAYAAGSIYQGNALYQSNAVYQGGTTAVQSYTPVQSFNNPSVYTGLPVDSSAATSYRLPIGSPANVTPYQASRVPISQTLRGTANPILPSTSYTAGYGSVAPTSYAAPALSTVPTTVPLAYEPRRWRLGSGLARFFNSLLGRNTDYVTSYYRAPVTYYRPVTTVDPITGTTSTVQQSCSSYVQQLQRVPYNTLMPSTIPPTQIQTLGPSPLDPCATPYAANPLGSSYAQTNVLPPTSTPGTFSTPSTINQVGGESIPGVSGVSPIPTTIPPNQYSQGQFPQGSNLNASPLTGQSSAPGTDPADQQDTGQPQLEAQRPAPESQPQSAPLQDDYQNPYDDYYRYNGRGDSNGNAPLTEPDTNQADPAGPSPNDGESGIQLDPPVTGRMRGSSPDGLFRSGDRITAQTPPSLSGQATSGQTPAPIAPTYSSVRPIGVPPTSQPPQSASDTINSVPPFTQTPTGYTGQRGGSIEQPPMLPPPSKNYDDRFQTNSTGTRTPVREVKLRETAVRQVAAWEELDSLPRIDHRRADETAQRAITIDRASGTQQPTMTQPAPRKQRSSAGWLPAN is encoded by the coding sequence ATGACCATTTGCCGGCTGACAACCCAACTCGCTGCCACCTTCATCGCGGTATCCGCCTTCGGATGCCTCGGCAATGAAGCTCAGGCTGGCTGCTTGGACTGGCTCTTCGGCCGTTCGCCGGTCTACACGGCAAACTATCCCTACGCGCCTGTCAGTGCACCGATGGGGATTGTTCCCGGAGGTTCGCAAGCCGTCACGATGCCGGGCTATTCACAAAGCTTCCAGCCCAGCGTTCCCGCGGCCAGCAGCGGCGTCATCGCCGCCCAGCGTCCCGCCTACGCAGCCGGAAGTATTTATCAGGGCAACGCCTTGTACCAAAGCAACGCGGTCTACCAAGGTGGCACGACTGCGGTGCAAAGCTACACGCCGGTTCAGTCATTCAATAATCCGTCGGTCTATACGGGACTTCCGGTCGACAGTTCCGCAGCCACCTCCTATCGCTTGCCGATTGGTTCGCCTGCCAATGTGACGCCCTACCAGGCTTCGCGGGTGCCGATCTCGCAAACGCTTCGCGGAACCGCCAACCCCATCCTTCCGTCGACCAGCTACACCGCTGGCTATGGATCTGTCGCCCCGACGTCCTACGCGGCCCCGGCACTGTCAACGGTCCCGACCACCGTTCCGCTCGCTTACGAACCGCGACGATGGCGACTGGGTTCCGGACTGGCACGTTTTTTCAACTCACTGCTCGGTCGAAACACCGACTACGTCACGTCCTACTACCGGGCGCCGGTCACCTACTATCGCCCTGTCACAACGGTCGACCCGATCACCGGCACAACCTCGACGGTTCAGCAATCGTGCAGTTCCTATGTCCAACAACTGCAACGGGTGCCGTACAACACTCTGATGCCGTCGACGATCCCGCCGACTCAGATCCAAACGCTGGGCCCGAGTCCTCTTGATCCTTGTGCGACCCCGTACGCGGCCAACCCGCTCGGCAGTAGCTACGCCCAAACGAATGTCCTGCCCCCCACTTCGACTCCGGGTACGTTCTCCACTCCATCGACGATTAATCAAGTCGGTGGTGAATCGATCCCAGGGGTATCAGGTGTCAGTCCGATCCCGACCACGATCCCTCCCAACCAATATTCGCAAGGTCAGTTCCCTCAAGGATCCAACCTCAACGCCTCGCCGCTGACCGGCCAATCCTCGGCCCCCGGGACCGACCCGGCTGACCAACAGGACACCGGACAACCGCAGTTGGAAGCTCAGCGTCCCGCACCGGAATCGCAGCCACAATCAGCACCCTTGCAAGACGATTACCAGAACCCGTACGACGACTATTACCGCTACAACGGCCGTGGTGATTCGAACGGCAACGCTCCGTTGACTGAACCGGATACAAACCAAGCCGATCCCGCTGGTCCTTCGCCGAACGATGGCGAATCTGGAATCCAACTCGATCCGCCAGTCACCGGACGGATGCGCGGATCAAGCCCCGACGGACTGTTCCGCAGTGGCGACCGGATCACGGCGCAGACGCCTCCATCGCTCTCCGGTCAAGCAACTTCGGGGCAAACTCCCGCACCGATCGCGCCGACCTACAGTTCGGTGCGACCGATCGGAGTGCCTCCCACAAGCCAGCCGCCCCAGTCCGCCAGCGATACGATCAATTCGGTCCCACCATTCACGCAGACTCCGACCGGCTACACCGGCCAACGCGGCGGATCGATCGAACAACCGCCGATGCTGCCGCCGCCGAGCAAGAACTACGACGATCGTTTCCAAACTAACTCCACGGGTACTCGCACCCCAGTGCGTGAAGTCAAACTACGTGAGACCGCGGTTCGCCAGGTCGCCGCGTGGGAGGAGCTTGATTCCCTGCCTCGAATCGATCATCGCCGCGCGGACGAAACCGCCCAACGAGCGATAACGATCGACCGAGCGTCGGGTACCCAGCAACCGACGATGACCCAGCCGGCACCGCGAAAGCAGCGAAGTAGCGCCGGATGGTTGCCCGCCAACTAG
- the groL gene encoding chaperonin GroEL (60 kDa chaperone family; promotes refolding of misfolded polypeptides especially under stressful conditions; forms two stacked rings of heptamers to form a barrel-shaped 14mer; ends can be capped by GroES; misfolded proteins enter the barrel where they are refolded when GroES binds), translated as MAKQIVFDDDARAPLLAGVSKLARAVKSTLGPRGRNAVLDKGWGSPKVTKDGVTVAEDIELDDPFENLGAQLVKEAASKTNEVAGDGTTSATLLAEAIYREGLKMVASGADPMALTRGVNKAVDAVAGQIQKLAKPVSEKSKSEIKQVATIAGNNDPSIGDVLANAFTKVGKNGVITVEEGRSNETYVDVVEGMQFDRGFLSPHFVTDQDNVTVELEDCYILLFEEKISNNKKMIPLLEAISKEKKPLLVIAEDVEGEALATLVVNKMRGIISAAAVKAPGYGDRRKAILGDIATLTGGEAIFKDLGIDLESVKLKDLGRAKKVRITSDTTTIVGGAGKKAAIDGRVEQIRREIDMTDSDYDREKLQERLAKLAGGVAQINVGAATETEMKERKALIDDARAATQAALEEGIVPGGGTTLLRCRPAVEKLAKELSGDEQLGAHIIRNVLDQPLRTIAGNAGLDGAVVVNRVNQLKGKTEGYDANADKYCDLLAAGIVDPAKVVRTSLTNAASVATLLLTTESLVTEIPVEEDDAGGDHHHDHGMGGMGGMPGMGGMGGMGGMGMPGMM; from the coding sequence GTGGCAAAGCAAATCGTTTTCGACGACGACGCCCGAGCGCCACTGCTGGCCGGCGTCAGCAAATTGGCGCGAGCCGTCAAGAGCACGCTTGGCCCACGCGGCCGCAACGCCGTGCTGGACAAGGGCTGGGGCTCACCCAAAGTCACCAAAGACGGCGTGACGGTTGCCGAAGATATCGAATTGGATGATCCGTTCGAAAATCTCGGCGCCCAACTCGTGAAAGAGGCTGCCAGCAAGACCAATGAGGTCGCCGGCGACGGCACCACCTCGGCAACCCTGCTCGCCGAAGCGATCTATCGCGAAGGCCTGAAAATGGTTGCCTCCGGTGCGGACCCAATGGCACTGACACGCGGCGTGAACAAAGCTGTCGACGCAGTGGCTGGACAGATCCAAAAGTTGGCTAAGCCCGTCAGCGAGAAAAGCAAGTCTGAAATCAAGCAAGTCGCGACGATCGCCGGGAACAATGACCCCTCGATCGGTGACGTCTTGGCGAACGCCTTCACGAAGGTCGGCAAGAACGGTGTCATCACCGTCGAAGAAGGCCGCTCGAACGAAACCTATGTCGACGTCGTCGAAGGGATGCAGTTCGATCGCGGTTTTCTCTCGCCTCACTTTGTCACCGACCAGGACAACGTGACGGTCGAGTTGGAAGATTGCTACATCTTGTTGTTCGAAGAAAAGATCAGCAACAACAAGAAGATGATTCCCTTGCTCGAAGCGATCAGCAAAGAGAAGAAGCCTTTGTTGGTGATCGCCGAAGACGTCGAAGGCGAGGCCTTGGCGACCCTGGTTGTCAATAAAATGCGTGGCATCATCTCAGCCGCTGCCGTGAAGGCACCCGGTTACGGTGACCGTCGCAAAGCGATCCTCGGTGACATCGCAACCTTGACCGGTGGCGAAGCGATCTTCAAAGATTTGGGCATCGACCTGGAAAGCGTCAAGCTGAAGGATCTCGGCCGCGCGAAGAAGGTTCGCATCACCAGCGACACGACCACCATCGTCGGCGGCGCCGGAAAGAAAGCGGCGATCGATGGACGCGTTGAGCAAATTCGTCGCGAAATCGATATGACCGATAGCGACTACGATCGCGAGAAATTGCAAGAGCGTTTGGCTAAACTGGCCGGCGGTGTCGCTCAGATCAATGTCGGTGCGGCGACCGAAACGGAAATGAAAGAGCGTAAGGCTCTGATCGATGACGCCCGCGCGGCGACCCAAGCTGCTTTGGAAGAAGGCATTGTCCCAGGCGGCGGAACGACGTTGTTGCGTTGCCGCCCCGCCGTCGAAAAACTCGCCAAGGAACTCAGTGGCGACGAACAACTCGGCGCCCACATCATTCGCAATGTTCTTGATCAACCACTGCGAACGATCGCCGGCAACGCCGGTCTTGATGGGGCCGTTGTCGTCAATCGCGTCAACCAACTTAAAGGCAAGACCGAAGGTTACGACGCGAACGCAGACAAGTACTGCGACCTGTTGGCCGCCGGAATCGTCGACCCCGCAAAGGTCGTCCGAACCTCGCTGACCAACGCTGCTAGCGTCGCGACGTTGTTGCTGACGACCGAGTCCTTGGTCACCGAAATTCCCGTCGAAGAAGACGACGCGGGCGGCGACCACCACCATGACCACGGCATGGGTGGAATGGGTGGTATGCCAGGCATGGGAGGAATGGGTGGCATGGGCGGCATGGGGATGCCCGGCATGATGTAA
- a CDS encoding esterase/lipase family protein has protein sequence MRKIMLLCLAVTLSIQCGRNRVAAGDSVNGHRQSESHHTEQRQAETGTMPERFNFNLPLKTAGGTQLWTDHLWRDGYRVQRNALTGHWRLLDRDNIRRAWGSRPQCESELERLSPKSQVSGGQHYVVLLHGLMRTSGSMKTLEPVLAEAGMTNCIRFSYASTRQSIGQHAAALREIIEDLPADSTFSFVGHSMGNIVVRHLVGDLQREGDPTNILGRCQSMVMLGPPNQGALIARRLGKTKLFEWVTGQGGTELGARWEQFESNLATPPFPFHIIAGDIDPPIGNPLTSGDGDFVVSVEEAKLNGASSFQTVPVLHSFLMNAPDVMQKTAELLVQASRH, from the coding sequence ATGCGAAAGATAATGCTACTGTGCCTTGCCGTGACCCTCAGTATTCAGTGCGGACGAAACCGCGTTGCCGCCGGAGATTCGGTCAACGGACACAGGCAATCTGAAAGCCACCACACAGAGCAACGACAGGCCGAGACTGGGACGATGCCCGAACGGTTCAACTTCAATCTGCCGCTGAAAACGGCAGGCGGAACGCAACTGTGGACCGACCATCTTTGGCGCGACGGCTATCGCGTTCAACGAAACGCATTGACCGGGCATTGGCGGCTTCTCGATCGTGACAACATTCGCCGAGCTTGGGGAAGTCGCCCCCAATGCGAAAGCGAACTCGAACGGCTGAGCCCTAAATCGCAGGTCTCCGGCGGACAACACTACGTCGTATTGCTTCATGGATTGATGCGGACCTCCGGCAGCATGAAAACTCTCGAACCGGTTCTCGCCGAAGCCGGAATGACGAACTGCATCCGCTTCTCTTACGCCAGCACCCGCCAATCGATCGGACAACATGCCGCGGCCCTCCGAGAAATCATCGAAGACCTTCCGGCCGACTCGACGTTCAGCTTCGTCGGGCACAGCATGGGTAACATCGTCGTCCGTCACTTGGTCGGTGACCTGCAACGCGAGGGAGACCCCACCAATATCCTCGGCCGCTGCCAATCAATGGTCATGCTCGGCCCGCCCAACCAAGGCGCCTTGATCGCACGCCGGCTGGGGAAAACCAAGTTATTCGAATGGGTCACCGGCCAAGGCGGCACCGAACTGGGGGCTCGCTGGGAACAATTCGAATCGAACCTTGCGACGCCACCGTTTCCGTTTCACATCATCGCCGGTGATATCGATCCGCCGATTGGCAACCCGCTGACCTCCGGCGATGGCGACTTTGTGGTGAGCGTCGAAGAAGCCAAACTCAACGGTGCGAGCAGCTTTCAAACGGTTCCCGTACTGCACAGCTTTCTAATGAACGCCCCAGACGTGATGCAGAAAACCGCAGAGCTACTTGTTCAAGCGAGTCGTCATTAA
- the polX gene encoding DNA polymerase/3'-5' exonuclease PolX, which produces MDNSGIAAVFEELAELLEFKGENPFRIRAYKQGAKAIRDLDESVAEIVADPDRKLSDLSGIGKTLADKTKVLLETGELPQLEKLRGEIPEVMIQISRIPGLGAKKAATLQKELEIGSLDDLRKACEDGSVAKLKGFGKKTADSILDGLSIAEQAAERIYWSAGDDLARSIGEHMQGCDSIEKMEWAGSYRRGRDTIGDLDLLVVAKDRDAAMDHLESYPERSQTIGRGDTKISIRVGKAFQVDMRCVDANQFGSALQYFTGSQAHNIRTRRIAKEQGLKISEYGVFNIDDESQVAGETEQDVYAAIGLPWIPPELREDRVEFKLAEKGQLPELIETPDVRGDLHMHTTATDGQNTIREMADAAIERGLKYIAITDHSQRVTMAMGLDPERLREQWKQIDEVRPEYEGKLVILKGIECDILESGGMDLPDDVLAEADWVLASVHYGQRQSREQITDRIIGAIKNEHVDCIAHPTGRLLNRRPPYEVDMDAVLQAAAESGTMMELNANPARLDLNEIHLAAAKKLGIPIVISTDAHQTAGLDVMRYGIKQARRGGLTKVDVANTKTWNQFQKLL; this is translated from the coding sequence ATGGATAACTCCGGCATCGCAGCCGTCTTTGAAGAACTTGCCGAACTCCTTGAGTTCAAAGGCGAAAATCCATTTCGCATCCGTGCCTACAAGCAAGGCGCAAAAGCCATTCGTGATCTCGATGAATCGGTTGCCGAGATCGTTGCCGATCCCGATCGAAAACTTTCCGACCTCTCGGGGATTGGTAAAACGCTAGCGGACAAAACCAAGGTCTTATTGGAAACCGGTGAGCTGCCGCAGCTTGAAAAACTGCGTGGCGAAATCCCCGAAGTCATGATCCAGATCTCGCGGATCCCGGGCCTGGGTGCCAAGAAGGCAGCGACGTTACAGAAGGAACTCGAGATCGGATCCCTCGATGACCTCCGCAAAGCATGCGAAGACGGTTCGGTGGCGAAGCTCAAAGGCTTTGGCAAAAAGACGGCCGATTCCATTCTCGACGGACTTTCGATTGCCGAACAAGCCGCCGAGCGAATCTATTGGTCAGCCGGAGATGATTTGGCTCGATCGATCGGCGAGCACATGCAAGGGTGCGATTCGATCGAGAAAATGGAATGGGCGGGTTCGTATCGTCGCGGACGTGACACGATCGGTGACCTCGATCTGCTAGTCGTCGCGAAGGATCGCGACGCTGCGATGGACCATCTGGAGTCCTATCCAGAGCGAAGTCAAACGATCGGACGCGGCGATACCAAAATCTCCATCCGAGTCGGCAAAGCGTTCCAAGTCGACATGCGATGCGTCGACGCCAATCAGTTTGGATCGGCGCTGCAGTACTTTACCGGTTCGCAAGCACACAACATTCGCACGCGCCGAATCGCTAAGGAGCAAGGTCTGAAAATCAGCGAGTACGGTGTTTTTAACATCGACGACGAATCCCAAGTCGCCGGTGAAACGGAGCAAGACGTTTACGCCGCGATCGGACTGCCTTGGATTCCACCGGAATTGCGCGAAGATCGCGTGGAATTCAAACTTGCCGAAAAAGGGCAGTTGCCCGAATTGATCGAAACACCCGACGTTCGCGGTGACTTGCACATGCACACCACCGCGACGGATGGACAGAACACAATCCGAGAAATGGCCGATGCGGCGATCGAGCGTGGGTTGAAGTACATCGCCATCACCGATCACAGTCAACGCGTCACGATGGCGATGGGGCTCGATCCGGAACGGCTACGTGAACAGTGGAAGCAGATCGATGAGGTCCGCCCGGAATACGAAGGCAAACTCGTGATCCTTAAAGGCATCGAGTGCGATATCTTGGAATCGGGCGGCATGGATTTACCCGATGATGTGCTCGCCGAAGCCGACTGGGTGCTCGCCAGTGTTCATTATGGGCAGCGTCAATCACGCGAACAAATCACCGATCGCATCATTGGTGCGATCAAAAACGAACATGTTGACTGCATCGCCCATCCGACCGGACGACTGCTCAATCGGCGTCCGCCCTACGAGGTCGACATGGACGCCGTGTTACAGGCGGCCGCTGAATCGGGAACGATGATGGAATTGAACGCGAACCCGGCGCGACTGGACCTCAATGAGATCCATCTTGCCGCGGCGAAAAAACTGGGGATCCCGATCGTTATCAGTACCGACGCCCACCAAACGGCAGGTCTGGATGTGATGCGGTACGGGATTAAACAGGCCCGACGCGGCGGCCTGACCAAAGTCGACGTCGCCAATACCAAGACTTGGAACCAGTTCCAAAAATTGCTTTAA
- a CDS encoding lactonase family protein, giving the protein MATACQPAAAEVVDVWFGTSTPRGGLSKGIYHGAFDTDAGKLRNVELAAEISGPGFLAKHPNGKMLYAVATKDGTPSVVAYRIDGEQGKQTLAEDSAVAIGDGGAAHVSVSRDGKVVLTAQYGGGSTACFRLDESGSLIERSDLQEHPAGSGVVPGRQETAHAHWTGTSPDDRFVFVPDLGMDKVVIYQLNSSAGTLKPHGYGVCPPGGGPRHMKFSPDGKRAYVLNELALSVTVFDYDAEAGKMTPVQTIETLPESVKANEVFNSASEIRVHPSGRFVYSANRGNDSITAYSVDEATGRLSLIEVEPIHGAWPRNFNIDPSGRYLLAAGKNTNSVSVFTIDQNTGSLQFTRDAVFVPQSICVMF; this is encoded by the coding sequence GTGGCCACTGCCTGTCAGCCTGCTGCCGCCGAAGTCGTCGATGTTTGGTTCGGTACGTCCACCCCGCGTGGTGGATTGAGCAAAGGGATTTATCACGGCGCGTTTGACACTGACGCGGGTAAGCTTCGCAATGTCGAACTCGCCGCAGAGATCAGCGGTCCCGGATTTTTGGCTAAGCATCCGAACGGCAAAATGCTCTACGCCGTCGCGACAAAAGATGGCACGCCGTCGGTCGTCGCTTATCGGATCGACGGCGAGCAGGGTAAGCAGACGTTGGCCGAAGACAGTGCGGTGGCGATTGGTGACGGAGGCGCCGCGCACGTCTCAGTTAGCCGCGACGGAAAAGTGGTCTTGACGGCTCAGTACGGAGGCGGTTCGACGGCTTGCTTTCGGCTTGACGAATCCGGCAGTCTGATCGAACGGTCGGACTTGCAAGAACATCCCGCTGGTTCGGGAGTAGTGCCCGGACGCCAGGAAACCGCTCACGCACACTGGACCGGGACCTCGCCCGATGATCGCTTCGTCTTCGTTCCTGATTTGGGGATGGACAAGGTTGTGATTTATCAGTTGAACTCGTCGGCGGGGACCTTGAAACCGCACGGCTATGGCGTCTGCCCTCCCGGCGGTGGACCGCGTCACATGAAGTTCAGCCCCGATGGCAAACGAGCGTACGTGCTCAACGAATTGGCTTTGTCGGTCACCGTGTTTGATTACGACGCCGAAGCTGGCAAGATGACTCCCGTGCAAACGATCGAGACACTTCCCGAGAGCGTGAAGGCAAACGAAGTGTTTAATAGCGCTTCGGAAATTCGTGTGCATCCCTCCGGACGCTTTGTTTACTCAGCCAATCGTGGCAATGATTCGATCACTGCCTACTCGGTCGACGAAGCCACGGGGCGTTTAAGCTTGATCGAGGTCGAGCCGATTCACGGGGCTTGGCCCAGAAACTTTAATATCGATCCGAGCGGACGTTACTTGTTGGCGGCCGGGAAGAACACCAACTCCGTTTCCGTTTTCACCATCGATCAGAACACGGGGAGCTTGCAATTCACTCGCGATGCCGTCTTTGTCCCGCAATCAATTTGCGTGATGTTTTAA
- a CDS encoding DUF11 domain-containing protein, translating to MLRGRFKTFAIYSLIGIIAGGPAWSATPGGASRLLHRQTGSNGEPVQTAHGVQTANQASKIRQVVGKQPTAPAVDSGRSLSFLPRLFGGSDNQSSSQAAQRHQPNRQSSNRQSSGAPQARGILNDLFGTAGSSSTSAPQTTVQANRSPSQPAPPVDWQGIPYHQAKSQPRSSAPKPIRDPQPGEARLSTTQRVATSRLTPLSNAAQLNAPTLPKAPSLDTAQRVDSDAGRPPTSSRRTASVPSQVASSKTNSVSPSSLSPLSSSRRSGRRDLPTLDASEIAAAKAAKIEEDDLVPKISRRRIKPDTTETAKSTSSKSPSGAQARLTDRPDEQIASSDSPPQPAKKKATIQPSTDAKVADGATVGSVPSIPRKEVPSAAKPAAKKTPSAEIAVTAPKAIQPPARTPQQVTNEPAETQTANVAPQVVRPEPSITQSQVDQTPAQVATVPQAAPSTATTTTTPAMPAPAMTAPATPSFGAQGQVASGRIGPSADAFQLPENPTASTPQDVARAPFDPSQYGPYQPRGAALKPADAPLRPETASVNPAPIGSGIAMPSAAPIAVTPPTSALGAPQPSQIPPVAAHRGHASAPQHRIAANPTPATAPTTPFAASTERRAPAAQVESEVSPDEISVASELPGIRVITQGPRHLVIRQTEVFEIRVENRGSIDAEGVMVRTLLPAWAEIKGQSASRGQINPPNGDTQKRMVWALDRLPAGSRETLFVRLQALQSGTHELDVDWTLVPQKSIAKVEVREPKLDLVIEGPEDVIYGESQTYKVRVLNPGDGIAPNVVFTLSPNSPTPQTQRIGNIPSGKEAQFEVELTAQDLGDLKIHGFATGELGLKTEAEKTIKVLAAELEAVLSGPELKYQNTDAVYQLQLTNNGTTASNNVQASLGLPPGTRYVSGLDEARRRGSKLTWEIDTLAPGETREYEFTCNMVAQGVHNFDFLATGSAAGRTSVELETQVESIADLVLSINDPPAPAPVGSEVTYEIVIKNRGSRQANDVRAVAQFSKGIEPRRIEGHSGQVMTGQVLLDPIKTIRPGEEVRIQIAAEAETDGHHRFRTEIRSGETVLVAEEATHYMSRKSERVSRRSTHMR from the coding sequence ATGCTTCGCGGACGCTTCAAAACATTTGCAATTTACTCACTTATCGGGATCATCGCCGGCGGCCCCGCTTGGTCGGCAACTCCCGGTGGGGCTTCGCGTCTCCTTCATCGTCAAACCGGATCGAACGGCGAACCGGTCCAAACGGCTCACGGCGTTCAAACAGCGAATCAGGCATCGAAGATTCGCCAAGTCGTAGGCAAGCAGCCCACCGCACCGGCGGTGGACTCCGGACGCTCACTGTCGTTTCTACCGCGATTGTTCGGCGGATCGGATAACCAGTCGTCATCGCAAGCGGCCCAGCGACATCAACCGAATCGTCAGTCGTCGAATCGTCAATCGTCCGGAGCCCCCCAAGCACGCGGCATCCTGAACGATCTGTTCGGAACCGCAGGCAGCAGTTCGACTTCCGCACCGCAAACGACCGTTCAAGCAAATCGGTCGCCCAGTCAACCGGCGCCGCCGGTTGACTGGCAGGGCATTCCCTACCACCAAGCGAAGTCGCAACCGCGGTCATCAGCTCCCAAACCGATTCGTGATCCCCAACCAGGTGAAGCACGCCTGTCGACCACACAACGCGTCGCCACTTCGCGTCTGACACCGTTATCCAACGCGGCGCAGTTGAATGCACCAACGCTACCCAAGGCGCCGTCACTCGACACCGCACAACGCGTTGACTCGGATGCCGGTCGACCACCGACGAGCAGCCGCCGAACGGCATCGGTGCCCAGTCAAGTTGCTTCCTCGAAGACCAACTCGGTTTCTCCGTCGAGCCTATCGCCTCTTTCGAGTAGCCGACGAAGCGGACGCCGCGATTTGCCGACACTCGATGCGTCTGAGATCGCCGCCGCCAAGGCCGCCAAGATCGAAGAGGACGACCTCGTCCCGAAAATTTCTCGCCGTCGTATCAAACCTGATACCACCGAAACGGCGAAGTCCACTTCGTCAAAGTCGCCCTCTGGTGCCCAAGCACGCTTGACCGATCGACCAGACGAGCAAATCGCATCCAGCGATTCGCCACCTCAGCCGGCTAAGAAAAAGGCGACCATCCAGCCGAGCACCGACGCGAAAGTTGCGGACGGGGCGACGGTCGGCTCAGTCCCATCGATTCCCCGCAAGGAAGTCCCCTCGGCGGCCAAGCCAGCGGCCAAGAAAACGCCGTCGGCTGAAATTGCGGTGACCGCCCCCAAAGCTATCCAGCCACCGGCAAGAACGCCTCAACAAGTCACCAACGAACCGGCCGAGACGCAAACCGCCAACGTCGCCCCGCAGGTCGTACGCCCCGAGCCATCGATCACCCAATCGCAAGTCGACCAGACGCCAGCTCAGGTGGCAACGGTTCCGCAAGCGGCGCCCTCGACAGCTACAACGACGACGACTCCGGCGATGCCAGCTCCGGCGATGACGGCTCCGGCGACTCCTTCGTTCGGCGCCCAGGGGCAAGTTGCTTCGGGACGGATCGGACCGTCAGCAGACGCGTTCCAACTCCCCGAAAACCCAACTGCGTCGACGCCTCAAGACGTAGCGCGAGCCCCGTTTGATCCTTCGCAGTACGGACCATACCAACCTCGCGGTGCGGCGTTAAAGCCAGCTGACGCTCCACTTCGCCCCGAAACCGCATCGGTCAATCCCGCACCGATTGGGTCTGGAATCGCAATGCCCTCGGCAGCACCGATCGCAGTCACCCCACCGACATCGGCGCTGGGCGCCCCCCAACCCTCGCAGATTCCTCCCGTTGCAGCTCACCGTGGCCATGCCTCTGCTCCGCAACACCGAATCGCTGCGAACCCCACCCCGGCGACAGCTCCGACGACTCCGTTTGCGGCCAGCACTGAACGCCGGGCGCCGGCCGCGCAGGTGGAAAGCGAAGTGTCACCCGACGAGATCTCGGTCGCGTCTGAACTGCCTGGAATTCGTGTGATCACCCAAGGCCCGCGTCACCTCGTGATTCGTCAAACCGAAGTGTTTGAAATCCGGGTCGAAAACCGTGGCTCGATCGACGCCGAAGGAGTGATGGTTCGCACGCTTCTCCCTGCTTGGGCCGAAATCAAAGGCCAATCGGCTTCGCGTGGCCAAATCAATCCACCCAATGGCGATACCCAAAAGCGAATGGTCTGGGCCCTCGACCGCTTGCCGGCGGGAAGCAGAGAAACGTTGTTCGTACGCTTACAAGCGTTGCAAAGCGGGACACATGAACTGGACGTCGACTGGACGTTAGTGCCTCAGAAAAGTATCGCCAAGGTCGAAGTTCGCGAGCCCAAGCTGGACCTCGTAATCGAAGGCCCCGAAGACGTAATCTACGGGGAATCGCAAACTTACAAAGTTCGCGTCCTGAACCCCGGCGACGGGATCGCCCCGAACGTCGTGTTCACTCTGTCGCCCAATTCGCCCACACCGCAAACGCAACGGATCGGCAACATCCCCAGCGGCAAGGAAGCCCAGTTTGAGGTGGAGCTAACCGCACAAGATCTCGGTGACTTGAAGATCCACGGCTTCGCCACCGGTGAACTCGGATTGAAAACCGAAGCGGAAAAAACGATCAAAGTACTCGCGGCTGAACTCGAAGCGGTCTTGAGCGGCCCCGAACTGAAGTACCAAAACACCGATGCAGTTTATCAGCTGCAGCTGACAAACAACGGAACCACCGCGAGCAACAATGTCCAGGCAAGCCTGGGATTGCCACCGGGCACCCGCTACGTCAGTGGACTTGATGAAGCCCGCCGACGCGGGTCGAAATTGACTTGGGAAATCGACACGCTCGCTCCCGGTGAAACTCGCGAGTACGAGTTCACCTGCAACATGGTCGCCCAAGGAGTCCATAACTTTGACTTCCTAGCAACCGGCTCTGCCGCCGGCAGAACCTCGGTCGAGTTGGAAACCCAAGTCGAATCGATTGCCGACTTGGTGCTAAGCATCAACGACCCACCGGCCCCCGCCCCGGTCGGATCGGAAGTCACCTATGAAATTGTGATTAAGAACCGTGGAAGCCGCCAAGCGAACGATGTCCGAGCCGTTGCCCAGTTCAGCAAAGGCATCGAACCTCGCCGCATCGAAGGTCACAGCGGTCAGGTCATGACCGGTCAAGTGCTGCTTGATCCGATCAAAACGATTCGCCCCGGCGAAGAAGTTCGGATTCAAATCGCTGCCGAAGCAGAAACCGATGGGCACCATCGCTTCCGAACCGAGATTCGATCCGGCGAAACAGTGTTGGTTGCCGAGGAAGCGACGCACTACATGAGTCGCAAAAGCGAACGGGTCAGTCGCCGCAGCACCCACATGCGATAA